CAGGTCGGCCAGCGCTCGAACCCGGCCAGGAGCTGCGGCGCGGTCAGTTCCTGGTCCGCGTGTCCGCGGACCCACCGGTTGATCCGCCAGCAGTCGGGCCAGTCGCCCTCGACGCCGATCCAGGTGAAGCCCTCCTCCTGGATCAGGCGCCGGCTGAGCAGGGCACGCCAGCGGTAGTACTCGTGCGTGCCGTGGGACGCCTCGCCGACGCACACGAACCGGCTCTGCCCCGCGCGCCGGACCAACGGGCTCAGGTCGGCGACCCGCGCGAGCGGGGTGGCCAGAGACCTGATCTCGGCGTCCGGCCGGCGGTCGGAATTCATCGTTGACTGCTTGCGGCCGGCGTCCGGTCGGGGACGGCCAGATAGTGCGCGAACCAGTCGCGGGCCAGGATGGCGACCTCGGCCAGGGTGCCGGGCTCCTCGAACAGGTGGGTGGCGCCGGGCACGATCTCCAGACGGTTGGGACAGGAGAGTTGGGCCTGCGCCTGCCGATTCAGGGACAGCACCAGTTCGTCGTTGCCGCCGACGATCAGCAGGGTCGGCGCGCGCACCGCGGCCAGACGCGAACCGGCCAGGTCGGGCCGGCCGCCGCGTGACACAACGGCCGCGACCGGGCTGTCCAGTTCGGCCGCCGCGGACAGGGCCGCCCCGGCTCCGGTGCTCGCGCCGAAGTAGCCGATCCGCGCGTTCCGGGTGTCCTCCCGTGTCCGCAGCCAGGCCGTCGCCACCTCGAGCCGTTCGGCCAGCAGCCCGATGTCGAAGACCTTGGCCCGGTCCAGTTCCTCGGTCGGCGTCAGCAGATCCAGCAGCAGCGTCCCCAGCCCGGCCTGGCTGAGCACATCGGCCACGTAGCGGTTGCGCGGACTGTGCCGACTGCTGCCGCTGCCGTGGGCGAACACGACCACCCCGTTCAGGTCGTCCGGCAGGTGCAGGTGACCGTCCAGGGCCGCCCCGTCGATCGGGATCTGCACGTCGGTGTCGACGCAGTCGGCCACGCTCAGACCGGGGGCGGCGTGCCGCAGCCGATCGGCGGCCGCGTCGAGCAACGCGACCACCTCGTCGTCGGTGGTGGGGGTGAAGTCGCGGTAGAACGCGCCGACGGCCAGAAAGTCGGCCGGGAGTGACGCGCAGATGACCTGATCGGCTTCCGGCAGACGCCGGACGACGTCGCGCGGCGCGACCGGCGCGGCCATGATGACCTGGGCCGCGCCGAGTCGGCGAGCCACCTGGCACGCCACCCGGGCGGTCGAACCGGTGGCTATCCCGTCGTCGACGACGATCACCACCCGGTCGGTCAGGTCGATCCGCGGACGGCCTCGTCGCAGGCGCGTGAGCCGTGCCTCCAGGGCCGCCCGCTCCCGCCGCTCGACGGCGGCCAGATCCGCGTCGGTGATCCGGGCGGCGGCCAGGACGTCGGGGTTCAGCACGCGCACGCCGCCTTCCCCGATGGCCCCCATGGCCAGATCGGGTTGGAACGGCACGCCCAGCTTGCGCACCACGATCACGTCCAGCGGCGCATCGAGCGCGGCCGCGACTTCGAAGGCCACCGGCACGCCGCCACGCGGCAATCCCAGGACGACGAGGTCGTCCCCTCGGAACGATTCCAGTTCCCGGGCCAGACGCCGTCCGGCATCCACTCGGTCCACAAAGACGACCATTTCCCACTCCGTCCGACTGATGTCCCCACCGACTGGTCCGGCCTCGGAGCCTCAGGATGGGCCGGGCCCGCGCCGGCGGACAGGGCCGAAGGTCACTCATTCCCGAGCGTCGGCGCCGTCGGCTTTCACGGGGTGGCGATCGGCCCGGAGGGGGCGGGAGGTGGGAGTTCGTGGAGCCGGCGAGCCAGGAAGGTGCGCTCGACCGCGTTGTCGGTCAGGGCGAGCGCCTCCTCGTAGGCGAGTCGCGCCTGGGCCGGTCGATCCAGCCGCCGCAGCAGGTCGGCCCGCGCGGCGGCCAGGTAGGCGTAGGTGCTCAGGGCCGGCTCGGCGAGCAGCCGATCGATCTCGGCCAGGCCGGCCTGCGGTCCGTCCCGGAACCCGATGGCCACCGCCCGGTTCATCTCGACCACCGGATTCGGCCAGCGTCGGCGCAGCAGGTCGTACAGTCCGACGATCTCGGACCAGTCGGTCGCCGCCCAGGACGGGGCCTCGGCGTGGACCGCGGCGATCGCGGCCTGCAACGCGAAACGTCCGGCCGGGGCCCGCCGCAGGACCGTCGTCAGCAGGCCGACTCCCTCGTCGATCTGCGCCCGGTCCCACTGCCGGCGGTCCTGATCGGCGAGCAACACCAGTTCACCGCCCGCCATCCGGGTCGAACGGCGAGCGTCGGTCAACCGGAGCAGGGCCAGCAGGGCGGCGACCTCGGGTTCGTCCGGCAACAGCCGGTGCAGCAGACCGGCCAGCTCGAGGGCCCGGTCGAGCAGGTCGGCGCGGAGCAGATCGGTGCCGGCCGGTGCCGCATGCCCGGTGGTGAAGATGAGGTGAACGACCTCGGTCACCCCGGCCAGCCGCTGCGGCAATTCCGGCGCGGCCGGAATCCGGTACGGGATCCGGGCGTGGGTGATCTTCTTCTTGGCCCGGGTGATTCGAGCGGCCATGGTCGGCTCGGAGACCAAGAAGGCCCTAGCCACCTCGGCGGTGCTCAATCCGCAGACCAGGCGCAGGGTCAGAGCGACCTGGGCGTCCCGGCGCAGCGCGGGGTGGCAGCACGTGAAGATCAGTCGCAGCAGGGCGTCGTCGACCGCCGGGCGGTGCAGATCGACCTCTGATTCCTCGTCCATCACCAGCAGCGGCATCGTACGACGGAAGACAGATTCTCGTTTGAGCAGGTCACGAGCCCGATTCCGGGCAACGGTGGTCAGCCAGGCCCCCGGCCGGGCGGGCACCCCCGCCGTCGGCCAGGTCTGCAAGGCCTGCGCGTAGGCGTCCTGCACGCATTCCTGCGCCAGGTCAAGGTCACGCGTGAGGCGGACGGTGGACGCCACGACCCACGCCCACTCGGTGTGGTGGGCGTGGCGGAGGGCGGCCTGGACGTCGGTCGTCGGGTCGTGGGCGGTCAGCTCGGCCCCTGCAGGGGGCGGACCTCGACGCCACTGTGGTCGTCGCCGACCTCGGGCAGCAGCCTGGCCAGCGCGATGGCGGCGTCGAGATCGGGGGCCTCGAGCAGGTAGAAGCCGCCGACCGCTTCCTTCGTCTCCAGGAACGGGCCGTCCGTGATGGTCGGGTTCTCCGGACTCTCGCCCGCCCGCAGGCTGGTCGCCGTGGTGGTGGGCTCCAGCGCGGCTCCGGTCAGGACGGCGCCGTCTGCCGCGCGGTGGAACGCGCGGTGCCCGGCATCGAGCCGCTGCATCTGGTCCGGGGTCATCGACTCCCACCGCTGCTCGTTGCCGTAGATGAGGATCAGGTACTTCGCCATTGGCTGCATCCTTCCGTTGTTCGGCCGGTTCGGCTCGTTCACCTCCACGACGATCTCGGTGGTCCGGGATCGACAGATTCCGAGCGGGCGGTGATTAGCTTGACAGCTAATTAACCGTGTGGTGAAGTACAGGTATGCCCATCGCCACCGAGGAGCGCCTGAACGCGACGTTCACCGCGCTGGCCGACCCCACTCGCCGAGCCATCGTGGCCCGGCTGGCCCGGGCGGACGCCACCGTCACCGAGTTGGCGGCTCCGTTCGACCTGACGTTGCCCGGTATCTCCAAGCACCTCAAGGTGCTCGAGCGCTGCGGCCTGATCTCCCGTTCCCGGCAGGCGCAGTTCCGGCCCTGCCACCTGGAGCGGGCGTCGCTGGACGCCGCAATGG
This window of the Nakamurella panacisegetis genome carries:
- a CDS encoding phosphoribosyltransferase; this encodes MVVFVDRVDAGRRLARELESFRGDDLVVLGLPRGGVPVAFEVAAALDAPLDVIVVRKLGVPFQPDLAMGAIGEGGVRVLNPDVLAAARITDADLAAVERRERAALEARLTRLRRGRPRIDLTDRVVIVVDDGIATGSTARVACQVARRLGAAQVIMAAPVAPRDVVRRLPEADQVICASLPADFLAVGAFYRDFTPTTDDEVVALLDAAADRLRHAAPGLSVADCVDTDVQIPIDGAALDGHLHLPDDLNGVVVFAHGSGSSRHSPRNRYVADVLSQAGLGTLLLDLLTPTEELDRAKVFDIGLLAERLEVATAWLRTREDTRNARIGYFGASTGAGAALSAAAELDSPVAAVVSRGGRPDLAGSRLAAVRAPTLLIVGGNDELVLSLNRQAQAQLSCPNRLEIVPGATHLFEEPGTLAEVAILARDWFAHYLAVPDRTPAASSQR
- a CDS encoding RNA polymerase sigma factor gives rise to the protein MTAHDPTTDVQAALRHAHHTEWAWVVASTVRLTRDLDLAQECVQDAYAQALQTWPTAGVPARPGAWLTTVARNRARDLLKRESVFRRTMPLLVMDEESEVDLHRPAVDDALLRLIFTCCHPALRRDAQVALTLRLVCGLSTAEVARAFLVSEPTMAARITRAKKKITHARIPYRIPAAPELPQRLAGVTEVVHLIFTTGHAAPAGTDLLRADLLDRALELAGLLHRLLPDEPEVAALLALLRLTDARRSTRMAGGELVLLADQDRRQWDRAQIDEGVGLLTTVLRRAPAGRFALQAAIAAVHAEAPSWAATDWSEIVGLYDLLRRRWPNPVVEMNRAVAIGFRDGPQAGLAEIDRLLAEPALSTYAYLAAARADLLRRLDRPAQARLAYEEALALTDNAVERTFLARRLHELPPPAPSGPIATP
- a CDS encoding YciI family protein, encoding MAKYLILIYGNEQRWESMTPDQMQRLDAGHRAFHRAADGAVLTGAALEPTTTATSLRAGESPENPTITDGPFLETKEAVGGFYLLEAPDLDAAIALARLLPEVGDDHSGVEVRPLQGPS
- a CDS encoding ArsR/SmtB family transcription factor, translated to MPIATEERLNATFTALADPTRRAIVARLARADATVTELAAPFDLTLPGISKHLKVLERCGLISRSRQAQFRPCHLERASLDAAMEWIQDSRRVWAERFDNLDAHLRDIQEEK